Genomic window (Drosophila ananassae strain 14024-0371.13 chromosome 3L, ASM1763931v2, whole genome shotgun sequence):
CCAATCGCCATCCATGGGCAGACCTGCTAACCGAACTATTACTGGATTACCTATACCCCACCTTATATTTTATCATCTGATTTGATTTGATCTATTCCACAGTTAATGGGCAAGCGCAGTTTGTCGCGAGTGTATGCTAAGAACTATTATTAGACTGCCAACTATGCCAATACCAccaaaccaaatccaaataCCTATATCTTAACGCGTAGACAGTAACTTCCCACACATCTCTTTCGTCAATGTTAGTTccaatgatttttatttgtatgcAAACCGAGTGATTAACGTCCTAACTAATATCTGCACTGAATTCACGTTGGCAAGAACTAAAACTCTAAACAATTGGTGCTCCTAATGTTTTgtccaaaattttaattatttaattaaaaaaagaagacTGTCTCAAAGGCATTAACTTTATTTGTTGTTCTGGTTCTTAGTTGTTAAAGAAATCGAGAAAAGATTCAAGTCTTGGGTAGAAATCCATTGCCAATTTCTAACAATCCAACTGCAGATATACTTTATTAACCCGCCATCACGTAGTCTTCATTCTGGACTAACCCATTAACACCACTAGGTATCCTGAGTCCGTTCCTGTAGTTCCAAATCGTGACATCGCAGATCCAAATCGCCGCCTCGACCCGCCACGCTCCATCGCCCATGCGACTCCCATTAGCCCACTATCATTACCGTATCCGTATCAGCATTGTCATCGTAGCAATTAAGTGTAGCTAGCTGTAGCTTAAATAACCCACTGGTCGCTCTGTACATCTCATTCAATCCGTATCTCGCCCGTATCTTGTGCGTCTCTTTTCCATATGCCGCTTGGACTGCTCATCTCACACTCGCCGCTCCTCTCTGTGCTTTCTACTTCGATCTGATCTTCCGTGCAGACTAATCCGGCTTATAAGTCTGCCGTCAAATCGGTGAGTGGTTGACCCTTGACTCCCAAGATTCCTGTTCCCCCCAAAACCTTTTTTGTCCAGCTTCTGGAAATAATCCTCCTAATCTGATTACTTTTTCTATCATTTAGGTTAAGGAGGGCTCTCGGGGAATGAAAACCGCGTACAAGGGTCTGAAGACAAAGCTGCGCGAAAACGGGAATCAGTTCGGAGGCACACACTTCCACTTTGGCCTGGGATCACCCAACCACTCGGATCGACCGGACGGTGGCTACGTACGCGGTGGCAAGGCCATAGGAGCCACCCACCATTCGGCGCCCAGTTCGCCGGTGATGAGCAAGCGGCTTGATGGGCTTGGCAGCGGCGTCTCCACGAATGGAAGCACCAGCTCCGGAGGCAGGGACTCGAGAGAGTTCCAGCGACGCGGCCCCGTACCGCTGGCCATGTCTAGCTCGAGCAGTCACATTCAGCCGAACGGCTATGCGTACGGCTCGGTGGCTGGTGCTTCTTACGGTCATCATCTCAGTGCGTCTTCTGCTGTTAGCTCGGCGAGCTCGCTCTGCTCATCGTCGGAGATGAACCTGTCGCAGGAGCTGCAGAACCATCCGCTGTTCAAGACGCCGGCCGTGGACCGCAGTGTAAGTAGCTTGGTGCGGGCGTACGAGAAGCGGTTGCAGGAGCTCCAGTAGCTCCAGTAGCAGTCTCCAGCTCACCTGCTTGCCGCAAGCTAACTCGACCCGTTTATCACTCGATGTTCACTCATCTCGATGTGCTGTCTAGTTATGTTTGTTTTCATGCTCTTCTTGTTTTGTTTCCGTATCTGTGTCGTGTCGTGTGTGTGTCCAACTGAATGTCGCCATCGACCGATCGCCCGTCTCATGTCTCatgcccaccaccaccacaaccaccgCCACACATCATACACTCTGCTCACCGAAACACAACGACATACTCGTATCACACTTGCACCCATCCAACCCATTTCCCACCAACATTGCCATTGGCCCACGCAGCTTAAGCCAAGCTCAGAACACAGGCGGGGAGGAGCACCACCGGCCAGACCGCCGCCGCCACAGGCTGCACCCGCTTCCTACTACAACCACCCGTACTCGCCAAACGCCTCGCATCCTAATGTGGAGACGAAACCGCCGCGACACACATCCACACCCACCCGGCCGCGCCAGGCTCTGCCCACCGCCGATTCCAACAGCTTCGATAGTCCACCGGACATGCAGTCACCACCGATTCCACCGCGGAAACAGTGCAGCTCCAATGCCGTTGtggctgccactgccgctgccaTCAGTGCAGAGATCAGCAAGCTGGAACGTAACTGCTGGCAGGACGAGACCACGGGAAATGGTTCTGTCCGCCACTCCAATGCATCCTCGTCCTCGGCGATGTCGTCCAGCTCGTCGGGAGCCTCGTTTGTGACGGCGGCATCCACATTCTCCCACCTAAATGTCTCCGATCCGCCCGTGCCCACGCCGCGGACCAAGAGAGAGGTACACCTGCACCAGCTGCgaagttaattaattaaagaacCCATCCTGGTTGTGGTCTCCCAGTCGAATGCACACTAACACTCATCCGCAGGCTCTCCATGCTTAATCAGAACCAGTTTTCCCTTAGTGCccagtatatatattcattgAGAATCGGGGGAAActactatatatttttgttttctagtGGGCTATAGATTCATCTTGAATTCTCCATTTCTGGAGTTGTATTTAACTTAGCTTCTTAGATCTTTTATTTTCTACTCACTGTACAGTAGACATGTTACATTATTAGAATAGAAGtctcattattattttacataGTAGCCCTCATGTAACTCCATTTAATTCCACACTCATTTGTAGTCATCACCCGTATTTAGATGCTTGTTTTCGCTAAAAAGTTGTATCTTTCAAGATTATTTAACATTGCAATGCAAAATCCAATAACCAATCGCCTTGAGCTTTCTAACAACCCAACCTTTACCCGCCCACCCcacagcagcaccagcaccagcagcagcaacaacagcaggcACTGGAGGACAGCATGAATGACCTGATATCGCTGGACGATAGCACCAATACCAGCTTCGACCTGGAGGACTTCGATCCCCTGAACCAGAACGCCCGGCCACTACCCCCCCTGGGCAAGGCATTCGGAAAGAAGTCGAGCACGTTGCCCGCTGGCGTCAATAGCAGCATGGTGACCACTGGCACAGCTGGAGGCGGCGGCGGTCTCAATCCATTGTATCCATACTTCGCCCCAAAACATATGGCCACGGTGGCCGCTGTGACAGGACGACCGCCTCCATTGCCCGCAATGGCTCCACCACAGATCCAGATCCAGCGCAACACCATCGCCGGTAAGCCGGACGACGACTTCGAGCTGCTCCGCAAGTACGGACTGGACCAGTTCACGCTGAATGCCTCGGCGACGGAAAAGCAACAGCATCTAACCACCGGCAAGGGCATGACCAACTGGACAACGTTTGATTAGAGGAAATATGATACCAAAATAAGTGTGATCGATAGAATTTTGTTTGTAAATAACTAGGAGATAGGCCACCATTGGCGCAGGAATCAAAAGCGATGACACTAATATAGCCCTTAATTCCCACTCTATCTGTATACCGTAGTCAGTTCGTTTAAGTGTCCCGTGCATCCAAGGATCAAAGTAAAACGCTTCTTTTTGTACATAAATGTTTAGTGGCGAGTTAACAGCATTTGTTTTAGTTGGTCGCTAATCACCCAACCACTGGACTTCCAAATCAAAAGACCCCCGAGAATCTAGAGTAGCGAGAGTTTAAGCCAATTAGCGTAACAAATTATGATTTGAATGATATCAATAAACTACCAATAATTCAAGCTTAAATATAGGTCTTTATTGGCCCTTGTCCTTGTTCTCGGCCATGCAGCTCCGGATGCGGGTGTCCAAGGCTCGGGCGCCCTTGAGGTTCAGCTCTTCGTTCTCCGGCAAGAGCTGGTTGACTCGCTCCACCCAGGCACTGACCCGAGGATACTTTTGTTCATCCACTGGGACTTGGAGCGCCAAGGTCACCAAGGTGGTGTGTATGGAAACATCTGCCACACTGAGTTCATCTCCAACCACAAATTTCCCATTTTTCAAGAAGTTTTCCAAGTCACCGTAGGCATTGTGGCAGAGGGTTATGGATCTCTCATTAAACTCGGATTCTCCGCCGTAGGTATTCCGCGCCACAATGTCCTTCACCACCTGGAAGAGCACTCCGTTCTCGTAGTGCAGACGATGATCGATGTGGGCTCGGGTTTTCAAGTCCTTGGGATAAAGCCGATCGTTTCCGGCGTACTTTCCCACCATGAAGCAGACAATGGCATGGCTGTCCACGTAAACCTCGCCATCAGTGTCCACAAAAACAGGGACCTGGTGCTGAGGAGTTAACTAAAAAGTGTTTGGTATTAATATGGGTTTAAAAGGTGATGTTCAAGATGTTCAAACCTTAACGAACTCCTCGCTCAGGTGCTCTTTTTTGGAGAAATCCACTGGCCTGGAAGAAGATGCCGTAGAAACTTTACTGCAATGGATAACTACTTACTTTAATTCAAGGTCCAATCCAATCAGTTTGGCCGTAAGGAGGCAGGCCCTGGCTGGAGGACTGAAAAGAGCGTAGTACAACGTGGGCTTCGACATTCTTCTGAAGAATTTACACAAAAACTGACGAGATCAAGGCGAACCTGAAGGCGAATGAATGGACGTAGCTAGAGGGGATTAAAAGACATTCCACCAGCAAAACGCCTTTCTCTTTATACACTGAAACCAAACATGAATACCACCACGAAGGGGAAAAATGAACTCACATTCATAATTATTTGTATCTTtcctttattattaaaaatacgtaaacatttataaatattttgttcttcataaaaaataatagtgTTTTGGGAAACGTAATAaccaaaaatgttttttttaaacgattcaaaaatgtaatatttaaGAGAGGAATTTTGTTCTACAAGATTGTCTTTTTTCCGCAACTAGACTGATTTAGAATTTAAAATTGGGGACTTTTTCTTAGCCCCCTAAAAAGATTTGAAACCATGTCCATGTCATGTTGGAAGTTTTGGTGTTGCCACCTAGTCGAAATTAGTGCGGTTAAATTTCCCCGGCCAACAGCTGATGCCCGGGAAATTCAAAAACTATTCAATAATATGATTCCAAATTTATTGTAATTGGAGAGTTTGGGATTATTAAATCtataaaatgatttttatcTTATGAATTACTTTCTAAAAACTACGCGAACAATGAATTTTGGTCGTTGCTCTCTTAACTGACCAAGTCTAATTCTTTGGGATCGCCTACGGATACTGAAGGATCTTATGAGCGGCGGGCGGCTGGCTAGGGCGAATCTAAAAGATCGATTACGGAACTGTCTTTGTCCTTAGCCGCTTCTTTCAATTCGTCCTTATCCTCTGCAAGTAAATTAAAAACTCAACTCAATTAAAAACTGAATGCTAAATTAAAATCGCATataaattaacgtagaaacgAAACAACAACCCCGGttgccaaataaaacaacagCACTTGgttgaaaattgtttaattatatatatagataaaGTACACATCTCCTTGTACATTGATTTCATATTTCTATGTTCAGATATTTAGGATCGAAAATGAGGAGGGTGGTGtttcaaatcaaaattaaaacaattttagTTTCTTTGAATTAGACGTCCTCATCTCCATCATGCTCTTAAAATACTATAGTCCGCGCCACcgggatcgggatcgggatGTTCTTAATAATCTGGGATTGGGATGACTTCTACAAATATTCTTCTCATTTTCTATAGATTCTTTGTTAATGAATAAAACGCAAACAAGTGGGTTTGGTTGGCCAATACAAGTTCAAGTTTAATCATATTTGTCTATGATGTTGTTTTCAGGCAATTGGTCGCAAACTAATCCGCTGTACTATTCGCTTCATGTCCTTAGttacataatttttaaataacttAATAGCTTAGAGGTCGGTGCTGTGCTGTGCTGCACGGCTGGCTGCCGCACtttcttacttttttttttttctttcttctgGCGTAGGATACGAGGCCCAACTTGCATTGGCGGAACTTAATATTAACATCGGGTTTTAGGAGAGGGCTTAATCatagtgtgtgtgttagtCGTGCTTAAAGTCTCCGAGCTCCAATGCTATATTGCTCTTGCAGTTCTGCATTTCTATGTCTaacagaaaataaattaattgcgTTTGCCTATTGGTAATATCTAATGAATGCGTATGCTAGTTGTTTCAAGTTCTATAATTAGGTTTGTTTGTGTGGTTGGTTGCTTGGTTGTTTGTTGGTCGTGTGTGGAGACTGAGAACCGCAGAAAAAGAATAAAGGGCGAAGGGTCAAGCCAAGACAGACAACAATCTGGCCGATCGGGATCAGGACTCCCActttcactctctctctctctctcctaTAAAGCCTGCCTGTAATGTCTGCGTCCTGGAACACAAGAATTGCGAACGTCAGTGTCGGTTTTAAGAGCGCCACCACAAGAATGCAATGCAGATGAACGGATGGAGGAGATGACAATAGCCTCTGAGGTACGATCTGGGCGATAAGGAGGTGATAAGCGAAAGCAGAGAAAACCATATTGCGAGATGTGGGACGTGTGATGTTTGATGTACAGTGGTGGGATGCCCGGGAGGTGTGTGTGCTACTGAGAAGCGTATACTCTCTGCCTATGGGCCGGCATTGTGACCCTGCCCCGATGCCGAGGccgtggcagcagcagcagccgcaactgcagccagatccaaCAGTTGGAAGTGCTTTTGATCCGCAACCGCGGCCGCCAGGGACTCCAGAAGAGTGGCATGAACGGCTGCCGCCGTCGCCGCCGGTTGTTCGAGTTGTTCTAGGCCGGGCTGGAGCATCTCGGGCGAATGTTGTCGGGCCACCAGCTGGTCGGGGGAGTCTGGGATAATATCGTTCGTCGCCGGCAGCATAGTGTGTGTTTTAAAATGGGACACAAcaaaacgaacaaaaaaaaaataaaacaaaaaacataaacagaaacagaaacaaggGGGGAaaagagagaaagagaaaaagaCAAAGAAATTCACAAGTTACTTCGATTAGTTCAGTTGTAATCATTATAATAACATGATGGGAGGATTGGGACACAAATAGGACGACTGACCACCTACTCTAAGTAACTACCACGGACTATAAAAACTGTAAAAACTCTTTTCGATCTTCGATTAGAAcagaataatttattttttttacagaaCACAGAATACTTTTGGAGAAGGaacataaaacaaaaagtGAATGATTGCTTCAGGTCTTGGATCCCATTTCAGGCCTTTGTTTTCTGCAATAATacacagaaagaaaaaaaagagaggaaTTACAAGAGACCTGACCTTGTTAACATTACCGGGAAGAGAACCTACCGTAGACGCATCATAACTGTCGCGTTAACTGGTTTGTAAATAGACGCATGATTTACGGGTTTCCTAAAAACAGATGCATCTACAACAGAACGGAGGTCAAAAGAAGTCGAAAATGTGTCAGATCCTCGGATGCCAGAGAACTGAGATGCCTTGTCTACCTAATTTTAAAAGTCTTGTCTAATCGAGTTAACCAATATCAACTAAAACAGTATAGTTATTACCCTATAGCTTGTCCAAATTTCATCTAAAGCCAGCCTAATTCATTAAAAGTATAGGAAAATGTctaaaatctaaaatattttcGAGAAACCAAgtataaaataagaaatctGACcactatttatattttgttaaaaattccTTAGTTTGTTAGTGTTTCTAGTCCAGATTTGAATGGGAATCccttttgatatttaaattcaaGAGAAATATCTAACAGATAGACCCTAAAAACAAGAAGGAAGTCGGGGAACTGGGGTCTTATCTGCCGGAAATGCCTGAAACAAATGAGTTGTTGCGAGCGTGTGATGGTGGATGTGTACGGATGCTTACGTCTACATTACAACCTACGGTCTACATTCAGCACTTATTCAAAATGGGTAAAGTATTCTTGGCTATACAGAGCAGATTATTCAACTGACTTATTGCAAAAATGGATCCAACGTACCGGATTGCTGCGGTTGCTGGGCCGGAGTGTAAGCACGTTGGCCGCTTCCGTTCGACGTGGAACTGGCGATAGCTTGTTTAGCAGGAGGACGACGCTTGGCCAGTGGCATGTCGTCATCGGAATCACTTAACGTCAGATCAACCTGAAAGGGGTTCAGTAGGACATTGTAATATTGTTAGGCAAGGTATAAttcgtaaaaaaaataacatacaGTTTCACTGTTCGACGTTGAGGTTGGCTGATCATCCGGAATTCCAGCCAAGTCACTCTTTACCGGCTTGGCTTCATCTGTGATAAGTTCTTTAAcgaaaaataatgaaattaatGTATAAAAAGTAAGGAAAATCCATTTAATCAGTCTCACCTATGTCGTCCGAGATGACCTCTACTTTTTGAACAGACTTTGAAGGTGTGTCCAAGACCTGCGCTTCGCTCCGCAGTCCGGGCGTACTCCACGAGCCATCCTGGTGCAACTGAATCTCTGTGTCGTCGCTTTTGAGAAGCGAGGAGCCCAGCACTTCTTGGAAATATCTgcaaaagaaaaaggaaattAATGCACCTGCCGTGGCATGGAAATGGCATCCACTTACCCGTCTATGACCAGATTGTCATAAATGGCCGGCTTATCGCAGACGGGACAATTCCAGGTTGGCTTGCGCTCGTTCATTTGCAGGTAGAGACTGGCATCGAAGCACTGCAGGTGCGAACAAGTTGAAGCTCGACACGGCAGCAGCATTTTCATTTTGCCCAGCGGGCAGTTCAGGGATACTTTGAGCATTGTTGTGGCTATCTCGCAGTCGGCATCCTCAGTTAGCTTCTCCTTAACTGCAATGATTAATGATTAGATTATATTATTAGAAGTTCACTttttaatgcaaaaaaaaaaaaaaaacatacttaGTCCACGGGTATAGTCCGCCGGCTTGACACCCTTAGTCTTCATACGTTGTAGGAGCTGTGCGGAGGTGAGCTTCTTTACCAAATAGACGGCCAGGCAGTAGCTGCGGGTGTAATCCGGACACCACTGCACCATAATGGTGTTTGTGACCGTTGGCGACAACTTGACGTTGGAGGTCACGTTGACGGGACGCGGAGGACGCTTTGGCTCCACATTAGGCCGGTTTGTAGGAATGACATTCTACGGAGAAGGATGCAAGATGTGTTAGGCTGCCAGTCGAATGGAATCAGATACTTACAGGCAGCTGGCACAGCTTATTGTTGACCTTTACGTTGACATTCGGCGGAAAGCAGTCTTCCTGCTCGCACGAGGTCTCTACCAAGCAGAAACGCAGTTGCACCTGGATGGCGTGCTCTACTTTGGAACTATTGCGGATGTCACGATTGGAGGCTATCTCGGTGGCCTGTTGCGGCGTTAGTGTGAAATAAAAAGGCACCTCTTGGACACGCTGTGTGTTGCGAGGCACCAGCGTCGAAGGCTTTATCAGTGTGCCGAGCACATCGTAGAAGGCGAGCTTCTTCAGCCGCACGTCCGGATGGATGGGCAGCTGGCTGTTGATACTGTGCGCATGTAAAAATGGTGCACCGCCGACCACTGGTATCTGGGCACCCGGCACCTGACCGCCGGGGCCACCGCCTACCAGGCTGCCCACCACGGAATTGGGCTGCACGGCAGGCGGTAGCTGCATGTGCGAATACATTCTGGTTGGATCTAAGTACTGCAGGGTGGGGCTTTGTTCTTGCACGGATTGGGCGTAGACTTCCTGCACCTTCGGGGCGAGCAGTTCCAAGTTGGTGCGCAGAAACGAGAGGATGCGTGCCTGCAGATCGGTTTTTCGGCCAGCGAAGGAGATGTTCAGAAACGATAAGATTTTTTGCAGCTCTACCACTCGGAGCATCTGCACCATCTGCTCACATTCCTGCAACGAAATCCGGAAcaagaaaaattttttaaaaactttcatAGAAAACGAGGGAATTCGACCCAAGCGTtccaccacacacacacacacacacacacacacacacacacgcacacacacacatacggaCAAACGTTGAGACTGCAAATAGCGGATATTTTCGCACGTATGTACATGCGTGTATATACCCTTGGAGTAACTCCGGCGTGTTCGGAGGGCACCTTACGCTCTGAATTTTCAGATTTACGATATTTACAAGCCTTGATGTATTctggattattttatttcGGCCGTCGTCTGACCGTGTTGCTCGAAACTGACAGGTTTCAGTTTGTCGCATGCCATCAATTCGTTACCTGGCTGGTAGAACATGGCGTTCAAGGAAAGTGCTTCATTTTGACAGCCAACTTCGATTCAATTCGATCCTCCAAACGCCGTTGTGATAAATATTCGACGATTAACTAttaattgcttttattttgtggGAGACCCCTAGCTTAAGAACTGCACaaatgccttttttttttgtgtcacACAATTTTGTTTTGTCCGAAGAAATATGGCGGATAGCAGTGTTGTGCAGCGCTATCTTTGCTACTGGGTTGCCGTTCCTCCCGGGCGTCTGGACACTCTTACACTACTATTTTCTCACTGGTCACTCTGCTTATCAATTACCCAAATAATGGAAAATTGTTTTGGGCAACTAATGAATTAACGGAATGGGGGATACGCACCTTGTATTTGCTCGTATCAAAGGTGCTCAGTGCTGAGACCGCAGACGATGATGATTGCTGGCCGGCGATGTTGGAAGTTGCGGCATTTTCCGCCTGCGTGCGAGCCGTCTGCGAGCGGGTCTTTCGCATTACTGTTATTTTCTGTCTTCGGCGGAGTTACGCAGTCAGCAACGCTTGCACACACGAGAGCATTTGCCTGGGACGCGttccacacaaaaaaatataactattTCAGCgcgaataaaaatatttccgaATTCGTCACAAAATTTTACGCGGCGTCGCAAACAGTGCGACTAGGGTTGTCAAACAATCGATCACAGCATACCTCAAAAATGTGCTAACGCATTTCCCGAAAAAATACTAACgcgttttaaattaaaaaaacacccTAACGGGTAACCAGGAAAACAATTTTTGTCCGTTATTAGATTCCTAATTCGCTAggcatttatttaattgtacaAATATGGGTCTAACTATGCAATGCGGTATAAAAGGCGGCCCACGCTTTGCGTCGGCCTAAAAGAAGTCCATGTCCCCGCAGTTGACGTCCAGAAAGTCATCATCGTAGCTGACCAGATCCGGGAAACCTGCTTCCTGtgtcgctgccgctgccttCGATGTTGAAGGCAGATCGGCACTATCGACGAGGTTAATGTTGATCTCGTGGGCCTTGTACCCTGGACTGTCCTGTTCCTGTCCAGCTCCAACAGGGGACGGCGGCGGGTTGGAAACTATACGAAGAGAGTTTATTAGTTTAAGGATTTTTGCTTTGTTCGGTATGTCTTACGGCTTCCCGGCTGGCTTTCGGCACGTAGTTCGCCGCTCTGCATGTACAGATCCTTTCGCTGACTTAGGGCCGGAAGTTCCGTGCTTTGCTCGCTCAGGCACTTCTTCAGTTCTTCTACTTTGCGATCCCGCATCAATGTCTCAATCTGCTTTCGCGATTTGAGCACATTCTGTCGGTCTTCACTAAAAATAGACTTTTGCTGCTCCTGGGTTatcttgttgttgtgtttgagAAGGAACAGGAATACACCACCCGGTGTACGTCTCCGATTTCCATTCTACCAAAGTTAATACGATGAGATttagtctttttttttacatcgCGAAGAAATACTTACTTTGATCATCATGCCACCATCGGCTTCGATGCGCTGGGTTTCCTTGTATAGTTCTAGCGGCAAATCCATGCCAAGCACCTCCACAGCTCGAACTAGTCATACAAAAGTTAATAAACTTTGATAAGTTTGTCATTTAAAAAGCTTACCCAACAGTTCGTCTTTTTCTTCATACAGTTTGCTGGCCATCTCCGTCGCTACGTCCGACGGATCGCGTCCAGTCACATCTTTTAGATCCAGTATGTGTCTAGGCTCGCAGGAATCAGAAGAGCCGCTGGCTGAGGAAGTTCCTCGCCGCGAACGATGGCCCAGCCGACTCTTTACCGATCCACGGGCCGAGTACTCATCTGTGGGGCGACTGGAGAGCCGGCCCCGTTTGTGGGCAGGGTGTGACGAGTCTCCCCCATCATCTGAAGAGTTTGAAAGGCGACGTTTCATTGTATGTTCTCCGTTAAGCCGGTATCGTAGTGAAAAGTCGTAGTTCTCTACGTTTCTGTCTCTGCCCGTTCGGGTAACGTCACATCCTCTCATGTTTTCACTAAGTGCTTCCTCCTGCAAAGCGGCGGTCCAGACGTTGTATTTCCTGAAGCGTGCTCGGTTGGGTTGCATTTCGGCATCT
Coding sequences:
- the LOC6494816 gene encoding E3 SUMO-protein ligase PIAS3 isoform X2, yielding MVQMLRVVELQKILSFLNISFAGRKTDLQARILSFLRTNLELLAPKVQEVYAQSVQEQSPTLQYLDPTRMYSHMQLPPAVQPNSVVGSLVGGGPGGQVPGAQIPVVGGAPFLHAHSINSQLPIHPDVRLKKLAFYDVLGTLIKPSTLVPRNTQRVQEVPFYFTLTPQQATEIASNRDIRNSSKVEHAIQVQLRFCLVETSCEQEDCFPPNVNVKVNNKLCQLPNVIPTNRPNVEPKRPPRPVNVTSNVKLSPTVTNTIMVQWCPDYTRSYCLAVYLVKKLTSAQLLQRMKTKGVKPADYTRGLIKEKLTEDADCEIATTMLKVSLNCPLGKMKMLLPCRASTCSHLQCFDASLYLQMNERKPTWNCPVCDKPAIYDNLVIDGYFQEVLGSSLLKSDDTEIQLHQDGSWSTPGLRSEAQVLDTPSKSVQKVEVISDDIELITDEAKPVKSDLAGIPDDQPTSTSNSETVDLTLSDSDDDMPLAKRRPPAKQAIASSTSNGSGQRAYTPAQQPQQSDSPDQLVARQHSPEMLQPGLEQLEQPAATAAAVHATLLESLAAAVADQKHFQLLDLAAVAAAAAATASASGQGHNAGP
- the LOC6494816 gene encoding E3 SUMO-protein ligase PIAS1 isoform X5 → MRKTRSQTARTQAENAATSNIAGQQSSSSAVSALSTFDTSKYKECEQMVQMLRVVELQKILSFLNISFAGRKTDLQARILSFLRTNLELLAPKVQEVYAQSVQEQSPTLQYLDPTRMYSHMQLPPAVQPNSVVGSLVGGGPGGQVPGAQIPVVGGAPFLHAHSINSQLPIHPDVRLKKLAFYDVLGTLIKPSTLVPRNTQRVQEVPFYFTLTPQQATEIASNRDIRNSSKVEHAIQVQLRFCLVETSCEQEDCFPPNVNVKVNNKLCQLPNVIPTNRPNVEPKRPPRPVNVTSNVKLSPTVTNTIMVQWCPDYTRSYCLAVYLVKKLTSAQLLQRMKTKGVKPADYTRGLIKEKLTEDADCEIATTMLKVSLNCPLGKMKMLLPCRASTCSHLQCFDASLYLQMNERKPTWNCPVCDKPAIYDNLVIDGYFQEVLGSSLLKSDDTEIQLHQDGSWSTPGLRSEAQVLDTPSKSVQKVEVISDDIELITDEAKPVKSDLAGIPDDQPTSTSNSETVDLTLSDSDDDMPLAKRRPPAKQAIASSTSNGSGQRAYTPAQQPQQSEDKDELKEAAKDKDSSVIDLLDSP
- the LOC6494816 gene encoding E3 SUMO-protein ligase PIAS1 isoform X7, with the protein product MRKTRSQTARTQAENAATSNIAGQQSSSSAVSALSTFDTSKYKECEQMVQMLRVVELQKILSFLNISFAGRKTDLQARILSFLRTNLELLAPKVQEVYAQSVQEQSPTLQYLDPTRMYSHMQLPPAVQPNSVVGSLVGGGPGGQVPGAQIPVVGGAPFLHAHSINSQLPIHPDVRLKKLAFYDVLGTLIKPSTLVPRNTQRVQEVPFYFTLTPQQATEIASNRDIRNSSKVEHAIQVQLRFCLVETSCEQEDCFPPNVNVKVNNKLCQLPNVIPTNRPNVEPKRPPRPVNVTSNVKLSPTVTNTIMVQWCPDYTRSYCLAVYLVKKLTSAQLLQRMKTKGVKPADYTRGLIKEKLTEDADCEIATTMLKVSLNCPLGKMKMLLPCRASTCSHLQCFDASLYLQMNERKPTWNCPVCDKPAIYDNLVIDGYFQEVLGSSLLKSDDTEIQLHQDGSWSTPGLRSEAQVLDTPSKSVQKVEVISDDIELITDEAKPVKSDLAGIPDDQPTSTSNSETVDLTLSDSDDDMPLAKRRPPAKQAIASSTSNGSGQRAYTPAQQPQQSGRRHYRQAL
- the LOC6494816 gene encoding E3 SUMO-protein ligase PIAS1 isoform X6; the encoded protein is MRKTRSQTARTQAENAATSNIAGQQSSSSAVSALSTFDTSKYKECEQMVQMLRVVELQKILSFLNISFAGRKTDLQARILSFLRTNLELLAPKVQEVYAQSVQEQSPTLQYLDPTRMYSHMQLPPAVQPNSVVGSLVGGGPGGQVPGAQIPVVGGAPFLHAHSINSQLPIHPDVRLKKLAFYDVLGTLIKPSTLVPRNTQRVQEVPFYFTLTPQQATEIASNRDIRNSSKVEHAIQVQLRFCLVETSCEQEDCFPPNVNVKVNNKLCQLPNVIPTNRPNVEPKRPPRPVNVTSNVKLSPTVTNTIMVQWCPDYTRSYCLAVYLVKKLTSAQLLQRMKTKGVKPADYTRGLIKEKLTEDADCEIATTMLKVSLNCPLGKMKMLLPCRASTCSHLQCFDASLYLQMNERKPTWNCPVCDKPAIYDNLVIDGYFQEVLGSSLLKSDDTEIQLHQDGSWSTPGLRSEAQVLDTPSKSVQKVEVISDDIELITDEAKPVKSDLAGIPDDQPTSTSNSETVDLTLSDSDDDMPLAKRRPPAKQAIASSTSNGSGQRAYTPAQQPQQSDIEMQNCKSNIALELGDFKHD
- the LOC6494816 gene encoding E3 SUMO-protein ligase PIAS1 isoform X1 produces the protein MRKTRSQTARTQAENAATSNIAGQQSSSSAVSALSTFDTSKYKECEQMVQMLRVVELQKILSFLNISFAGRKTDLQARILSFLRTNLELLAPKVQEVYAQSVQEQSPTLQYLDPTRMYSHMQLPPAVQPNSVVGSLVGGGPGGQVPGAQIPVVGGAPFLHAHSINSQLPIHPDVRLKKLAFYDVLGTLIKPSTLVPRNTQRVQEVPFYFTLTPQQATEIASNRDIRNSSKVEHAIQVQLRFCLVETSCEQEDCFPPNVNVKVNNKLCQLPNVIPTNRPNVEPKRPPRPVNVTSNVKLSPTVTNTIMVQWCPDYTRSYCLAVYLVKKLTSAQLLQRMKTKGVKPADYTRGLIKEKLTEDADCEIATTMLKVSLNCPLGKMKMLLPCRASTCSHLQCFDASLYLQMNERKPTWNCPVCDKPAIYDNLVIDGYFQEVLGSSLLKSDDTEIQLHQDGSWSTPGLRSEAQVLDTPSKSVQKVEVISDDIELITDEAKPVKSDLAGIPDDQPTSTSNSETVDLTLSDSDDDMPLAKRRPPAKQAIASSTSNGSGQRAYTPAQQPQQSDSPDQLVARQHSPEMLQPGLEQLEQPAATAAAVHATLLESLAAAVADQKHFQLLDLAAVAAAAAATASASGQGHNAGP